Genomic DNA from Atribacterota bacterium:
TTCCATAGACTTTATGGAAAGCAACCTAACCAGTAAAGGACCAATCTATAATAAAATTAGCTACTTTCCTTTTTTGCAGTAAAAATATGACAATTTATAGATAATATTAAAATATGAGGAGCAACTTATAATGAAAGAAAAAACAAATATTAACCCGGAGAGGGAAAAAGCCTTAAAAATGGCTATGGAAAATATTGAGCATCGTTTTGGTAAAGGCTCTATTATGAAATTTAGTGATCGTCCCAAGGTAACAGGTGCAAGTATCATACCAACGGGTTCTTTGGCGCTAGATATTGCATTAGGTATTGGAGGAGTACCTCGTGGTAGAATTGTTGAAATATATGGTCCGGAATCTTCCGGTAAAACGACACTGGCTTTACATATGATCGCAGAAGCTCAGAAAAGTAAAGGAATTGCCGCTTTTATTGATGCAGAACATGCTATGGATCCAATATATGCAAAAAATATTGGGATTGATATTGATGAATTAATCATTTCACAACCTGATACCGGGGAGCAAGCTCTAGAAATAGCAGAATCTTTAGTAAGAAGTAATGCAGTGGATATCATAGTAATTGATTCTGTTGCAGCACTAGTTCCAAAAGCTGAGATTGAAGGCGATATGGGAGATTCTTCCATGGGCCTGCAAGCACGATTAATGTCGCAAGCACTTAGAAAACTTACTGCAATTATTAATAAATCCAGAACCACAATGATTTTTGTAAACCAGATAAGGGAAAAAATTGGAATTATCTTTGGAAACCCTGAGACAACTCCTGGCGGAAGAGCGCTAAAATTTTATTCAACTATAAGATTAGACATAAGAAGAAAGGCGTCTATAAAGAAAAATGATTCAAATATTGGTATTAATGTTAAAGTCAAGGTTGCAAAAAATAAATTAGCTCCACCTTTTCAAGAGGCAATATTTGATATTATTTTTGGAAAAGGAATTTCTAAAGAGGGGGATATTTTTAATTTAGGTGTTATGTACGAAATAATTGAAAAATCAGGAACATGGTTTTCGTATAAGGGTATGCAATTAGGACAGGGTAAAGAAAATACTAAATTGTATTTATTAGAAAATCCTAAAATATCAAATGAAATTGAGAAAAAAATATTAGAAAAAGCTAAAATTCCAGGCTTAGAAAATAACGAATCAAATAATAAAGATGAAAAAGAAAAGAAAAATAACTGAAATAAAAATAAAAGATAGTAATCATCTAAAAAGGTTAGTATACATTGATAATAATTTTT
This window encodes:
- the recA gene encoding recombinase RecA yields the protein MKEKTNINPEREKALKMAMENIEHRFGKGSIMKFSDRPKVTGASIIPTGSLALDIALGIGGVPRGRIVEIYGPESSGKTTLALHMIAEAQKSKGIAAFIDAEHAMDPIYAKNIGIDIDELIISQPDTGEQALEIAESLVRSNAVDIIVIDSVAALVPKAEIEGDMGDSSMGLQARLMSQALRKLTAIINKSRTTMIFVNQIREKIGIIFGNPETTPGGRALKFYSTIRLDIRRKASIKKNDSNIGINVKVKVAKNKLAPPFQEAIFDIIFGKGISKEGDIFNLGVMYEIIEKSGTWFSYKGMQLGQGKENTKLYLLENPKISNEIEKKILEKAKIPGLENNESNNKDEKEKKNN